The following coding sequences lie in one Neorhodopirellula lusitana genomic window:
- a CDS encoding carbon storage regulator has translation MLVLSRKLGEQLVIGDDVTVTITKISGNRVTVAIDAPREVAIKRAELLEKAAPVQTRQQVQQGQGTAGSASSRVAAYHA, from the coding sequence ATGTTGGTTCTAAGTCGAAAATTGGGCGAACAATTGGTCATCGGTGACGACGTGACCGTGACGATCACAAAGATTTCTGGCAACCGAGTGACTGTCGCAATCGACGCTCCTCGCGAGGTCGCCATCAAACGGGCTGAGTTGCTGGAGAAAGCAGCTCCCGTGCAGACTCGCCAGCAGGTGCAACAAGGCCAAGGGACTGCAGGTTCCGCGTCGAGTCGCGTTGCGGCCTACCACGCTTGA